One genomic segment of Capricornis sumatraensis isolate serow.1 chromosome X, serow.2, whole genome shotgun sequence includes these proteins:
- the IL2RG gene encoding cytokine receptor common subunit gamma isoform X2, producing the protein MLKPPLPLRSLLFLQLPLLGVGLNPKFLTPSGNEDIGGKPGTGGDFFLTSKPAGTLDVSTLPLPKVQCFVFNVEYMNCTWNSSSEPQPNNLTLHYGYRNGADKLQECGHYLFSEGITSGCWFGKKEIRLYETFVVQLQDPREHRKQPKQMLKLQDLVIPWAPENLTLRNLSEFQVELSWSNRYLDHCLEHLVQYRSDRDRSWTEQSVDHRHSFSLPSVDAQKLYTFRVRSRYNPLCGSAQHWSDWSYPIHWGSNTSKENPSLFALEAVLIPLGSMGLIVSLICVYCWLERTMPRIPTLKNLEDLVTEYHGNFSAWSGVSKGLAESLQPDYSERLCHVSEIPPKGGEGPGGSPCSQHSPYWAPPCYTLKPEP; encoded by the exons ATGTTGAAGCCACCGTTGCCACTCAGATCCCTCTTATTTCTCCAGCTAcctctgctgggggtggggctgaacCCAAAGTTCCTCACGCCCAGTGGGAATGAAGACATTGGTGGGAAACCTGGGACTGGAGGAG ACTtcttcctgacttcaaaacccgCTGGGACCCTCGATGTTTCCACTCTGCCACTCCCAAAGGTTCAATGTTTTGTGTTCAATGTGGAGTATATGAATTGCACTTGGAACAGCAGCTCTGAGCCCCAGCCCAACAACCTGACTCTGCATTATGG GTACAGGAATGGTGCCGATAAACTCCAGGAGTGTGGCCACTATCTGTTCTCTGAAGGAATCACTTCTGGCTGTTGGTTTGGAAAAAAGGAGATCCGTCTCTATGAAACATTTGTTGTCCAGCTCCAGGACCCACGGGAACACAGGAAGCAGCCCAAACAGATGCTAAAACTGCAGGATCTGG TGATCCCCTGGGCTCCGGAGAACCTGACGCTTCGCAACCTGAGTGAATTCCAGGTAGAACTGAGCTGGAGCAACAGATACTTGGACCACTGTCTGGAGCACCTGGTGCAGTACCGGAGTGACCGGGACCGAAGCTGGACG GAACAATCCGTGGACCACAGACATAGCTTCTCTCTGCCTAGCGTGGATGCACAGAAACTCTACACGTTCCGTGTTCGGAGCCGTTATAACCCACTTTGTGGAAGTGCTCAGCATTGGAGTGACTGGAGCTACCCAATTCACTGGGGCAGCAATACTTCAAAAG AAAATCCTTCGTTGTTTGCATTGGAAGCTGTGCTGATCCCTCTTGGCTCCATGGGATTGATTGTGAGCCTCATCTGTGTGTACTGCTGGCTGGAACG GACAATGCCCCGAATTCCCACCCTCAAGAACCTAGAGGATCTGGTTACTGAATACCATGGAAACTTCTCG GCCTGGAGTGGTGTATCTAAGGGACTGGCCGAGAGTCTGCAGCCAGACTACAGTGAACGGCTCTGCCACGTCAGTGAGATTCCCCCCAAAGGCGGGGAAGGGCCTGGGGGCTCCCCCTGCAGCCAGCATAGcccctactgggctcctccatgtTACACCCTGAAACCTGAGCCCTGA
- the IL2RG gene encoding cytokine receptor common subunit gamma isoform X1 — protein sequence MLKPPLPLRSLLFLQLPLLGVGLNPKFLTPSGNEDIGGKPGTGGDFFLTSKPAGTLDVSTLPLPKVQCFVFNVEYMNCTWNSSSEPQPNNLTLHYGYRNGADKLQECGHYLFSEGITSGCWFGKKEIRLYETFVVQLQDPREHRKQPKQMLKLQDLVIPWAPENLTLRNLSEFQVELSWSNRYLDHCLEHLVQYRSDRDRSWTEQSVDHRHSFSLPSVDAQKLYTFRVRSRYNPLCGSAQHWSDWSYPIHWGSNTSKENLENPENPSLFALEAVLIPLGSMGLIVSLICVYCWLERTMPRIPTLKNLEDLVTEYHGNFSAWSGVSKGLAESLQPDYSERLCHVSEIPPKGGEGPGGSPCSQHSPYWAPPCYTLKPEP from the exons ATGTTGAAGCCACCGTTGCCACTCAGATCCCTCTTATTTCTCCAGCTAcctctgctgggggtggggctgaacCCAAAGTTCCTCACGCCCAGTGGGAATGAAGACATTGGTGGGAAACCTGGGACTGGAGGAG ACTtcttcctgacttcaaaacccgCTGGGACCCTCGATGTTTCCACTCTGCCACTCCCAAAGGTTCAATGTTTTGTGTTCAATGTGGAGTATATGAATTGCACTTGGAACAGCAGCTCTGAGCCCCAGCCCAACAACCTGACTCTGCATTATGG GTACAGGAATGGTGCCGATAAACTCCAGGAGTGTGGCCACTATCTGTTCTCTGAAGGAATCACTTCTGGCTGTTGGTTTGGAAAAAAGGAGATCCGTCTCTATGAAACATTTGTTGTCCAGCTCCAGGACCCACGGGAACACAGGAAGCAGCCCAAACAGATGCTAAAACTGCAGGATCTGG TGATCCCCTGGGCTCCGGAGAACCTGACGCTTCGCAACCTGAGTGAATTCCAGGTAGAACTGAGCTGGAGCAACAGATACTTGGACCACTGTCTGGAGCACCTGGTGCAGTACCGGAGTGACCGGGACCGAAGCTGGACG GAACAATCCGTGGACCACAGACATAGCTTCTCTCTGCCTAGCGTGGATGCACAGAAACTCTACACGTTCCGTGTTCGGAGCCGTTATAACCCACTTTGTGGAAGTGCTCAGCATTGGAGTGACTGGAGCTACCCAATTCACTGGGGCAGCAATACTTCAAAAG AGAATCTTGAGAATCCAGAAAATCCTTCGTTGTTTGCATTGGAAGCTGTGCTGATCCCTCTTGGCTCCATGGGATTGATTGTGAGCCTCATCTGTGTGTACTGCTGGCTGGAACG GACAATGCCCCGAATTCCCACCCTCAAGAACCTAGAGGATCTGGTTACTGAATACCATGGAAACTTCTCG GCCTGGAGTGGTGTATCTAAGGGACTGGCCGAGAGTCTGCAGCCAGACTACAGTGAACGGCTCTGCCACGTCAGTGAGATTCCCCCCAAAGGCGGGGAAGGGCCTGGGGGCTCCCCCTGCAGCCAGCATAGcccctactgggctcctccatgtTACACCCTGAAACCTGAGCCCTGA
- the IL2RG gene encoding cytokine receptor common subunit gamma isoform X3, with translation MRAEFKNFFLTSKPAGTLDVSTLPLPKVQCFVFNVEYMNCTWNSSSEPQPNNLTLHYGYRNGADKLQECGHYLFSEGITSGCWFGKKEIRLYETFVVQLQDPREHRKQPKQMLKLQDLVIPWAPENLTLRNLSEFQVELSWSNRYLDHCLEHLVQYRSDRDRSWTEQSVDHRHSFSLPSVDAQKLYTFRVRSRYNPLCGSAQHWSDWSYPIHWGSNTSKENLENPENPSLFALEAVLIPLGSMGLIVSLICVYCWLERTMPRIPTLKNLEDLVTEYHGNFSAWSGVSKGLAESLQPDYSERLCHVSEIPPKGGEGPGGSPCSQHSPYWAPPCYTLKPEP, from the exons ATGCGGGCAGAATTTAAAA ACTtcttcctgacttcaaaacccgCTGGGACCCTCGATGTTTCCACTCTGCCACTCCCAAAGGTTCAATGTTTTGTGTTCAATGTGGAGTATATGAATTGCACTTGGAACAGCAGCTCTGAGCCCCAGCCCAACAACCTGACTCTGCATTATGG GTACAGGAATGGTGCCGATAAACTCCAGGAGTGTGGCCACTATCTGTTCTCTGAAGGAATCACTTCTGGCTGTTGGTTTGGAAAAAAGGAGATCCGTCTCTATGAAACATTTGTTGTCCAGCTCCAGGACCCACGGGAACACAGGAAGCAGCCCAAACAGATGCTAAAACTGCAGGATCTGG TGATCCCCTGGGCTCCGGAGAACCTGACGCTTCGCAACCTGAGTGAATTCCAGGTAGAACTGAGCTGGAGCAACAGATACTTGGACCACTGTCTGGAGCACCTGGTGCAGTACCGGAGTGACCGGGACCGAAGCTGGACG GAACAATCCGTGGACCACAGACATAGCTTCTCTCTGCCTAGCGTGGATGCACAGAAACTCTACACGTTCCGTGTTCGGAGCCGTTATAACCCACTTTGTGGAAGTGCTCAGCATTGGAGTGACTGGAGCTACCCAATTCACTGGGGCAGCAATACTTCAAAAG AGAATCTTGAGAATCCAGAAAATCCTTCGTTGTTTGCATTGGAAGCTGTGCTGATCCCTCTTGGCTCCATGGGATTGATTGTGAGCCTCATCTGTGTGTACTGCTGGCTGGAACG GACAATGCCCCGAATTCCCACCCTCAAGAACCTAGAGGATCTGGTTACTGAATACCATGGAAACTTCTCG GCCTGGAGTGGTGTATCTAAGGGACTGGCCGAGAGTCTGCAGCCAGACTACAGTGAACGGCTCTGCCACGTCAGTGAGATTCCCCCCAAAGGCGGGGAAGGGCCTGGGGGCTCCCCCTGCAGCCAGCATAGcccctactgggctcctccatgtTACACCCTGAAACCTGAGCCCTGA
- the CXHXorf65 gene encoding LOW QUALITY PROTEIN: uncharacterized protein CXorf65 homolog (The sequence of the model RefSeq protein was modified relative to this genomic sequence to represent the inferred CDS: substituted 1 base at 1 genomic stop codon) yields the protein MFIFIKHGDNQQFLDNANCSVLLLLHYVRRQVGLPKTETVDLCDETGTMKLFFLMKTPGDYANKFLTAXNTYYVCKVECGARGTRAESAYKAFAPLLKNPEPELIDALRTQCDLLERSRVKVLRIQEAKKVISIDSSVNLTSKSSGRSDDEGTTSRAPILKTKADFVSRKDKHR from the exons ATGTTCATCTTTATCAAACATGGAG ATAATCAGCAGTTTCTGGACAATGCTAACTGTTCTGTCCTTCTGCTGCTGCATTATGTCCGCCGTCAAGTGGGGTTGCCTAAAACAG AAACCGTCGATTTATGTGATGAAACGGGGACAATGAAGTTGTTTTTTCTGATGAAGACTCCTGGAGACTATGCCAACAAATTCCTTACAGCTTGAAACACCTACTACGTTTGTAAGGTGGAGTGTGGGGCACGAG GAACTAGAGCTGAGAGTGCTTACAAAGCATTTGCTCCCCTCCTGAAGAACCCAGAACCCGAGCTTATTG ATGCCTTGCGTACACAATGTGACCTCCTGGAGAGGAGTCGAGTGAAAGTGCTTAGAATCCAAGAAGCCAAGAAAGTCATTTCAATTGATTCCTCTGTGAACCTCACA TCCAAATCATCAGGGCGATCAGATGATGAGGGGACCACTAGCAGGGCTCCCATCTTGAAGACCAAAGCGGACTTTGTCAGTAGGAAGGATAAACATCGCTAA
- the FOXO4 gene encoding forkhead box protein O4, giving the protein MDPVNENSAREAAAIVDLDPDFEPQSRPRSCTWPLPRPELAPEPSEPSEVESGLGEKVHPEGRSDGRTQPTLLPARLPDSAGGPQPGILGAVTGPRKGGSRRNAWGNQSYAELISQAIESAPEKRLTLAQIYEWMVRTVPYFKDKGDSNSSAGWKNSIRHNLSLHSKFIKVHNEATGKSSWWMLNPEGGKSGKAPRRRAASMDSSSRLLRGRSKTPKKKPAVLPAPREGATPRSPAGHFAKWSGSPCSRNREEADTWSTFRPRSSSNASTVSTRPSPREPEPEVLAEEEMPASASGYAGGVPPTLKEDLELLDGLNLTSPHSLLSRSSLSGFSLQHPGVPGPLHTYSTSLFSPAEGPLSAGEGCFSSSQSLEALLTSDTPPPPADVLMTQVDPILSQAPTLLLLGGIPSSSKLGTGGGLCPKPLEAAGPSGLVPTLPMIAPAPPPVMAGAPVPKPLGGPVLTPPTEAPSQDRMPQDLDLDIYMENLECDMDNIINDLMDGDEGLDFNFEPDP; this is encoded by the exons ATGGATCCAGTAAatgagaattcagccagagaGGCTGCCGCGATCGTAGACCTCGATCCCGACTTCGAACCCCAGAGCCGTCCCCGCTCCTGCACCTGGCCCCTTCCCCGACCAGAGCTCGCTCCCGAGCCGTCCGAGCCGTCCGAGGTGGAGTCAGGTCTGGGAGAGAAGGTACACCCGGAGGGGCGCTCGGACGGGCGCACCCAGCCGAccctgttgcccgccaggctcccagACTCGGCAGGGGGTCCCCAGCCCGGGATCCTGGGGGCTGTAACAGGTCCTCGGAAGGGAGGCTCCCGCCGGAATGCCTGGGGAAATCAGTCATATGCAGAACTCATCAGCCAGGCCATTGAAAGCGCCCCCGAGAAGCGACTGACACTGGCTCAGATCTATGAGTGGATGGTCCGCACGGTGCCCTACTTCAAGGACAAGGGTGACAGCAACAGCTCAGCAGGATGGAAG AATTCGATCCGCCACAACCTATCCCTGCATAGCAAGTTCATCAAGGTTCACAACGAGGCTACTGGCAAGAGCTCCTGGTGGATGCTGAATCCGGAGGGAGGCAAGAGCGGCAAGGCACCCCGCCGCCGGGCAGCCTCCATGGatagcagcagcaggctgctcCGGGGCCGCAGCAAAACCCCCAAGAAGAAACCAGCTGTGCTGCCAGCTCCACGTGAAGGTGCCACTCCAAGGAGCCCTGCTGGCCACTTTGCCAAGTGGTCAGGCAGCCCTTGCTCTCGAAACCGAGAGGAAGCCGATACATGGAGCACCTTCCGTCCACGAAGCAGTTCGAATGCCAGCACTGTCAGCACCCGGCCCTCCCCCAGGGAGCCGGAGCCTGAGGTGCTGGCGGAAGAGGAAATGCCAGCCTCAGCCAGTGGCTATGCAGGGGGTGTCCCTCCCACCCTGAAAGAAGATCTGGAGCTGTTAGATGGGCTCAATCTCACATCTCCCCACTCGCTGCTGTCTCGGAGCAGCCTCTCTGGCTTCTCTTTGCAGCATCCTGGGGTTCCGGGCCCCTTACACACCTACAGCACCTCTCTCTTCAGCCCAGCAGAGGGGCCCCTGTCAGCAGGAGAAGGGTGCTTCTCAAGCTCCCAGTCTTTGGAGGCTCTGCTCACCTCTGATACGCCACCACCTCCTGCCGATGTCCTCATGACCCAGGTAGATCCCATTCTGTCCCAGGCTCCAACACTTCTGCTGCTGGGGGGGATACCTTCCTCCAGTAAGCTAGGCACGGGGGGTGGCCTGTGTCCTAAACCCCTAGAGGCTGCAGGCCCCAGCGGTCTGGTTCCCACCCTCCCGATGATAGCACCAGCACCACCTCCAGTCATGGCGGGGGCTCCGGTCCCCAAGCCCCTGGGGGGTCCTGTGCTCACACCTCCTACTGAAGCTCCAAGCCAAGACCGAATGCCTCAGGATCTTGATCTCGACATATACATGGAGAACCTGGAGTGTGACATGGATAACATCATCAATGACCTCATGGATGGGGACGAAGGACTGGACTTCAATTTTGAGCCAG ATCCCTGA